The Patescibacteria group bacterium genome segment TTGATCGGCACATATCCTTTGCCGGAGAGTTCGCGCATCGCAAACTGCCAGAGCGCGATTTCGAGTAGTACCGCTTCACGCTTGAGAAAGTACCCACGGAAACCCGCTACCTTGATACCGTTGTCAAAATCAGCGAGATCCAAATCACGCAAAATAGTAATATGATCTTTTGGCACAAAAGAAAACTCTGGCACCTGACCCCATCGCTTGATCTCACGATTATCAGCATCAGAGGCACCATCCGGTACCGATGGATCGGGAATATTGGGCGCCTGATACATCAAAAATTCAAATTCAGCGGTAGCATCAGTAAAAAACTTTTCTTTGTCGCCTAACTCTTTTTTGAGCTCACGCATTGCCTCAATGAGACGCTTTTTTGCCTCCGCGTCTTGCATGCGACCGATCTCCTCGGATGTCGCATTGAGCTGGGTGCGCAACGCATCTACCTCGACTTGGCGTTCGCGCCTGACTCGATCAGCTTCAAGGAGCTTTTCGACATCAAACGGAATATGCTTTTTGCGAGCAGCATCTCGCAAAAGACTTGGATTTTCACGGATGAACTTGATATCGAGCATTTCTTTATTATACTCAAAAACCCTCTGCTTGCCAGAGGGTTTTTGGAGGAACCGCTATATAATACTATTCAACCGCGATGCCACCGAATCGGCCCGATACCACATGATCATGATACTTCCATGCGCCCTTTTCGGTGAACACAAATGACCATGACTCGCCATCGGCAAGATCACGACATGCGTCAAAAAGTTTTGGTTCATCGACAGTGTTACATTTTTTGATATCAGACCCTGGATACACCGTATGGGTCGGGTGCATGGCTGACGCAGGCCAGCTTGCCGCACCACTCTCGTTTTGAAAGCGAACAGCTTCACCTGCCTCGATAACTATATCCTTTGGCATAAAACCGTCTTTAGTAATTTTGATGACAGTCTCTTTGACCATTACTTTTTCCGTCTCTTCTTCCACTTCTTTCTTTGCTTCCATAGCTACTTTGTCATCGGTCTTTGACTGTTCGGGAGCGTTACCAGTCAATACGACAAAACCACCAATACCAATAAGTACTACAATGACAATTCCTATAAGAAATTTATTCATAGTTTTTAGATTCCTAGTCTTTTTAGTTTTAGATGAAACCTACTAAAAGTCAATGGACTAGAGTCCCGTGGTACCGAACCCGCCCCTGTCGGGCGCACCGAGATCATCAACTTCTTCGAATTCTATAGCATCAGCTTTGAGCACGATACCCTGTGCGATACGTTCACCACGCTCGATGGTCACCGGCAAATCCGTATAGTTATAGACAAAAGCTTTATACTCGTCGTTGTTGCCACAAAAATCCCGATCAACAATACCAACGCTGTTTGCAAAAAAAATACCGCGCTTGGGAGTCGAAGACCGCGGCGCGAGCAGAACCATATGACCCTCGGGTATTTGGATGGCTACATTAAGTGGCACAAATCCGAGTGAGTGTGATTCAATGGTCACCGTCTCGCGTGAGGCAAGATCAAACGCAACCGCCCCGCCCGTGTGGTATACGGGAAGCGGTAAACTTTTATCAATACGGCGAATACGGATTTTCATTTTTTAATTTATCTCTTTTGATGCCTCTGTGCGGGCAATCTCGATCGCACCATAAAGTCCGCTTGTAGATTCGAGCGATGCAAGAGTAATCTTGGGAAGAGTTGGTAATACTAAAATAATCTGTCCTAAGCGTTCAGCCAGTACCGTCAGCGACAACCTATCTTTGAGTGCTCCTCCTACCACCACGATATCAGGTGCCCAAAAAAGAATTGTGTTTGCGACGCCGATTGCAAATTTTTCTGAAACCTCTTGCCACACTGCTTTATCAGATATCATCTCAGGTTTTTTACCCAATCGCCGTTCGATACCCGAACCCGATACAAGCGATTCGAGCGTGATATAACTTTGGTCATGATGAGCAATAATTTGATGTCCCGGTTCAAATCCAATACGGTGAGCATCAATCTTGCCGTTTACAATGCGTACACCGCCAACACCAGTACTTACGGTTAGATACGCCACAATGCCATTCCCCTTGCCCGCACCGCGTACAGCCTCACCGAGACCCGCAAGCGCGGCATCATTTTCAACAAGTACTCTCACGCCGAGTGCCGCAGAAAGGTCAGCGACAAACGGTTTGTCTACCCAACCTTCAAGATGCGGCGCGCGTACCAAAGCGCCTTGAACTTGATCGATCACGCCAGGAAGTCCGCCTGCTGCAATTTTGAACTGACCTGATGCGGCATATTTTTTTGCGGTATCAGCCAACAGGGCAATACCGTCTTCGTAGCGCAAAGGTGTTTGGGTGATGACAGGACTGCCCTCAAGAGACATGTCGTCGCGCGAAAAGCCAATGCGCGTATGCGTGCCTCCTACATCAAAGACAAAAAACATCTAGAAGAGAACCTGCTTGCCGACAATAATCTTGTAGACATTTTCAATGAAATCGCCGCCAGCATACCCCACAATAAACGCGATGCCAGGAGTCACCATGCCGCCAAGTATAGGAATGCCTGCTTCGCGTATAGCAATAGCAGTGAGTACGCCAACAACACCTGAAAGAAACATGGTTCCCAAAAAATACGGGAGGTTGAACTTTGTGTCTTTAAACTGAAATTGGTATTTAATAAAACCGACAAGCCCACGCACAACCCCGCCGCCGAAGCCTGCAATCAAGATGTATACATAAAAACTCTCCATGATATTTTTAGTGTATCATGAGGGGCAAATGCAGCACATGTGCTGATGTGTGTATTATATAGCGACAGCAAGGCGAGGCCTTGATAATAACATCCCCGAGATCGCATCGCCCCTGCCTGTCGGCAGGGATCATCGCATCAACAAAAAGTGGCACAATATAGAAAAGATTCTAGCCGGCGACCTCGACCCCATCATCAAAGCGTTTGAAAAACAAGCCTAATTATTGCGCCACAACAATACTAAACGACGCGTCGCTAGAATCACATAACGGCTTTCCGGGAACAGTTGGGCTATCTTTGCTATTGTCGCAAAGAGTAATTTTATACTGTCCGGGTAAGATATTAGTCCAATTTGACGGCAGTAAGAAACTGTTTTTCCCGTCACTTCCGTTGACCTTAATTGAATATACATTGCCACTTACGGGACTATACAACATTGCGTCGAGATATTCACCATAGTAATTCTGAGACCAAACTAAATTTATAGAAGAGTTTTGGATGTATTGCTCTCCCCCATTCGGTGAAAGAACTTTGATAGAGGGCAAACTGTTTTGCTGACCAACTTTTACTGTAATTGAAGAACGAACGGTTTGCGCACTATCATCAGTAACAGTAAACGTCGCTGTATATGTTCCAACACTTTGATAGGCATGCTGAAAAGTAGCAGATTGTGCTCGTGTTCTCCCGTCGTATGCTTGGCCGAATCCGCCTAGCATACCGCAACTGTTATCTCCCCAGCAAACATCATATGCGAGGTTGCCCTTTTCGGAATCGCTTGCTTTTATGGTCCACGTACCAGTCTCCCCAACGCCGAGACCGGTCGGACCGCTTATCTCGCCAATAACTGGCGGCTGGTTGCCACCTTGACCGGGACACGCGGCAAACTCACACTTAGGTCCCGTGCGGCTTACATAGGAACCATCAGGGCAGAGTTTTGCTTCTTGTGTGCAGGCGATAGGTGGAGTAACGACCTTAATACCACACCCATACAGCTGATTCAATTTCTTGCGTGTGGCGGGGCCCACATAGCCCGTGCCATGCGCGAGACCCACTGGCGTAAGAATCTCGCTTTTGTATTTTTCTTGAAAACCGACGACTGCGGAAGCCGTGTCTTCTCCGAACGTGTCTCTGAAATTATCGCTGTCCGGATGAATTGGATTTGCCCCAATTATATTTTCTAGATTAAAAATTTTATGGAGCGCTTCCGTGTCACCACCTTGATCACCGATCCTCAAATTTGTGTTAAATGTATGACACCATGCCGCTGGAACAGCAGGTACCGTCTTGCCCGTCAATGCTGACTCGACATTAGCGACTACCGTGGTATCTGCGCCGAATGAGCGGAGTAAACCAAGTATTGCATCAATCTGCTGCTGTGTGAGCCCTGCTGCAGATGCTACGGGGGCGATGGCGAAAAGGCTTATGACAACCCCAAAAATGAGTTTTTTCATATGCATCTAGTGTACCTCCCCCAACGCAACTTTGAAAGCCCCTTGTGGACAAAATATTTCTGTGGCGACAGCAAGGCGAGGCCTTGATAATAACATGATGATTCGGTTGTGGACCTGCGGAGAATCGAACTCCGACACCTCGGATGCAAACCGAGTGCACTGCCACTATGCTACAGGCCCATTTGAAAAACGCCCCCGAGGGAGCGTTTTGATAGTATCATATATTGGCTTATCGGCAAACTATATCCACTACCCACGCAATAAGCTTATTCAAGATCCATCATAGGAGTAGTCTCATCGTCTTCAAAATCATCTTCGAGTCTCCAATCGTCAACGCTACGCGAATCAGTCGGCTCCGCGCGCTCGATAACTGACGCACCAGATCTATCAACCCTCACAAAGACTTTCAGGCGACCTCGGCGTTCGAGCTCTTTACCTTGACCTGCCTCCACAAAGTACCGCTCGATACCATACTCAATGCCAAGACCAGAGACTCCCCTATCCCAAACATTTCTCGGTGTGTCCTTGGGGATACTGGTCACCTTACCCTTGATGGCCGTGCTGTAATCAGTCGGCTGATTTTTTGAAACACCAGTCGCGCGCCAAACATCATCATAACTATTTTTCTCAAGCGTCACATAGACTGTATCTCCTACCGAAAACTTTTCATCTGAAAGATACTGACTTATCGTCGATATTTCATAGCGCAATGCTACATATTCACCGCGAATCA includes the following:
- a CDS encoding dUTP diphosphatase, encoding MKIRIRRIDKSLPLPVYHTGGAVAFDLASRETVTIESHSLGFVPLNVAIQIPEGHMVLLAPRSSTPKRGIFFANSVGIVDRDFCGNNDEYKAFVYNYTDLPVTIERGERIAQGIVLKADAIEFEEVDDLGAPDRGGFGTTGL
- a CDS encoding ROK family protein codes for the protein MFFVFDVGGTHTRIGFSRDDMSLEGSPVITQTPLRYEDGIALLADTAKKYAASGQFKIAAGGLPGVIDQVQGALVRAPHLEGWVDKPFVADLSAALGVRVLVENDAALAGLGEAVRGAGKGNGIVAYLTVSTGVGGVRIVNGKIDAHRIGFEPGHQIIAHHDQSYITLESLVSGSGIERRLGKKPEMISDKAVWQEVSEKFAIGVANTILFWAPDIVVVGGALKDRLSLTVLAERLGQIILVLPTLPKITLASLESTSGLYGAIEIARTEASKEIN
- a CDS encoding PKD domain-containing protein yields the protein MKKLIFGVVISLFAIAPVASAAGLTQQQIDAILGLLRSFGADTTVVANVESALTGKTVPAVPAAWCHTFNTNLRIGDQGGDTEALHKIFNLENIIGANPIHPDSDNFRDTFGEDTASAVVGFQEKYKSEILTPVGLAHGTGYVGPATRKKLNQLYGCGIKVVTPPIACTQEAKLCPDGSYVSRTGPKCEFAACPGQGGNQPPVIGEISGPTGLGVGETGTWTIKASDSEKGNLAYDVCWGDNSCGMLGGFGQAYDGRTRAQSATFQHAYQSVGTYTATFTVTDDSAQTVRSSITVKVGQQNSLPSIKVLSPNGGEQYIQNSSINLVWSQNYYGEYLDAMLYSPVSGNVYSIKVNGSDGKNSFLLPSNWTNILPGQYKITLCDNSKDSPTVPGKPLCDSSDASFSIVVAQ
- a CDS encoding GDYXXLXY domain-containing protein, with translation MSNKKLLLFIVFVALQLAVIGGFFAQRLYTLSTGTQVVLRTVPVDPRDLIRGEYVALRYEISTISQYLSDEKFSVGDTVYVTLEKNSYDDVWRATGVSKNQPTDYSTAIKGKVTSIPKDTPRNVWDRGVSGLGIEYGIERYFVEAGQGKELERRGRLKVFVRVDRSGASVIERAEPTDSRSVDDWRLEDDFEDDETTPMMDLE